One stretch of Parafrankia irregularis DNA includes these proteins:
- a CDS encoding acyl-CoA dehydrogenase family protein: MDFTLSEPELAVDELAGRLFGDHASPERLRAAEEGAGPPFDRDLWTALADAGLLGTAVPEEAGGLGLGLVALARLLEHAGRTAAPVPALATLGYAVPPIVRFGTPALRDALLPGVLDGSTVLTAALAEPLGDPRRPATTARTEVSGEVSGAGAEGGGPGSSGAGPGPGGGWVLSGTKTCVPAGMIADAILVSATTETGAGLFLVDPAAPGVTRRAQRTIAWAVEAELELTDVRVAPTAAVGPLDTSALDWTLARATTASCAVMAGVVDEALRLTSLHTRTREQFGHPIAGFQAVRQRLADGFIDARAIRWTAAEALWRLDEGLPAAKEVAVAKLIAASGGRRVTRAAQHLHGATGVDRTYPVHRCYVLAKQLELALGGVSRQAAALGALLADEPLPA; encoded by the coding sequence GTGGACTTCACCCTGAGCGAGCCGGAGCTGGCGGTCGACGAGCTCGCCGGCCGCCTGTTCGGCGACCACGCTTCCCCGGAGCGGCTGCGGGCCGCCGAGGAGGGCGCCGGTCCTCCCTTCGACCGCGACCTGTGGACCGCGCTCGCCGACGCCGGCCTGCTCGGCACGGCCGTTCCGGAGGAGGCGGGCGGTCTCGGCCTCGGCCTGGTCGCACTCGCCCGGCTGCTGGAGCACGCCGGACGGACGGCGGCGCCGGTCCCCGCCCTGGCCACCCTCGGGTACGCCGTGCCCCCGATCGTCCGCTTCGGGACGCCGGCTCTGCGGGACGCCCTGCTGCCGGGGGTGCTCGACGGCTCCACCGTGCTGACGGCGGCGCTGGCCGAGCCGCTCGGCGACCCACGCCGCCCGGCGACGACCGCCCGCACCGAGGTCAGCGGCGAGGTCAGCGGCGCGGGGGCCGAGGGCGGCGGCCCGGGCAGCAGCGGCGCGGGGCCCGGCCCGGGCGGAGGCTGGGTGCTCTCCGGGACGAAGACCTGCGTCCCGGCCGGAATGATCGCCGACGCGATCCTGGTGTCGGCGACGACCGAGACCGGCGCCGGGCTGTTCCTCGTCGACCCGGCCGCCCCCGGTGTGACCCGGCGGGCGCAGCGGACGATCGCCTGGGCCGTCGAGGCCGAGCTGGAGCTCACCGACGTCCGGGTGGCACCCACCGCGGCGGTCGGCCCACTCGACACAAGCGCGCTCGACTGGACCCTCGCCCGGGCGACGACGGCGAGCTGCGCGGTGATGGCCGGCGTCGTCGACGAGGCGCTGCGCCTCACCTCGCTGCACACCCGCACCCGCGAGCAGTTCGGACATCCGATCGCGGGCTTCCAGGCGGTGCGCCAGCGCCTCGCCGACGGGTTCATCGACGCCCGGGCCATCCGCTGGACGGCCGCGGAGGCGCTGTGGCGGCTCGACGAGGGACTGCCCGCGGCGAAGGAGGTCGCCGTCGCGAAGCTCATCGCGGCGAGCGGCGGGCGGCGGGTCACCCGGGCCGCGCAGCATCTGCACGGCGCGACCGGCGTCGACCGCACCTACCCGGTGCACCGCTGCTACGTGCTGGCCAAGCAGCTGGAGCTCGCCCTGGGCGGGGTCAGCCGCCAGGCCGCCGCGCTCGGCGCGCTGCTCGCCGACGAGCCCCTGCCAGCCTGA
- a CDS encoding acyl-CoA dehydrogenase family protein: MFLDYTPEQLALRRRLRAYFAELLAPADRADLASPDTASPAFRRIVRRLGADGWLGLGWPVEYGGQGRPATDQYVMFDEVQRAGVPFPFVTVNTVGPTLMRFGSDQQKERHLPAVLAGESVFAIGYSEPEAGTDLASLRTSARLDGDEWVVRGGKVFTSGANHADHIWLAARTDPDLPRHRGISIFLVPTAQPGFRWTPIMTVGGVMTTATYYDDVRVPAANLVGERGGGWRMITTQLNHERVGLAALGGHAWRMWGEVRRWALATPDPAPAAGAPAGARIADRPWVRADLARCFARLEVMKLLNWQMATTIATGELRPADSSTVKFYGTETHVEVYRLLLGILGAGAWLRTGSPGALLAGEIERAARAAQINTFGGGVNEVQREIVASAGLGMARRAR, translated from the coding sequence GTGTTCCTGGACTACACACCGGAACAGCTGGCGCTGCGCCGGCGGCTGCGCGCGTACTTCGCCGAGCTGCTCGCCCCAGCCGACCGCGCCGACCTGGCGTCGCCCGACACCGCGAGCCCGGCCTTCCGCCGGATCGTCCGCCGGCTCGGCGCGGACGGCTGGCTGGGCCTCGGGTGGCCGGTCGAGTACGGCGGCCAGGGCCGGCCCGCGACCGACCAGTACGTCATGTTCGACGAGGTGCAGCGGGCCGGCGTCCCGTTCCCGTTCGTCACCGTGAACACGGTCGGGCCGACGCTGATGCGGTTCGGGTCGGATCAGCAGAAGGAGCGGCACCTGCCCGCCGTCCTCGCCGGTGAGTCCGTCTTCGCGATCGGCTACAGCGAGCCGGAGGCGGGCACCGACCTCGCCTCGCTGCGGACGTCCGCCCGGCTCGACGGCGACGAGTGGGTGGTGCGCGGCGGGAAGGTCTTCACCTCGGGCGCCAACCACGCCGACCACATCTGGCTGGCCGCCCGGACCGACCCCGACCTGCCCCGCCACCGGGGCATCTCCATCTTCCTGGTGCCGACCGCGCAACCAGGCTTCCGGTGGACGCCGATCATGACCGTGGGCGGTGTGATGACGACGGCGACCTACTACGACGACGTGCGCGTCCCGGCGGCGAACCTGGTCGGTGAGCGGGGCGGCGGCTGGCGCATGATCACCACCCAGCTCAACCACGAACGGGTCGGCCTCGCCGCGCTCGGCGGCCACGCCTGGCGGATGTGGGGTGAGGTGCGCCGCTGGGCGCTGGCCACCCCCGACCCTGCCCCCGCCGCCGGGGCGCCCGCGGGCGCGCGCATCGCCGACCGGCCGTGGGTGCGCGCCGACCTGGCCCGCTGCTTCGCCCGGCTCGAGGTGATGAAGCTGCTCAACTGGCAGATGGCCACCACGATCGCGACCGGTGAGCTGCGCCCCGCCGACTCCAGCACCGTGAAGTTCTACGGCACCGAGACGCACGTCGAGGTCTACCGGCTGCTGCTGGGCATCCTCGGCGCCGGCGCCTGGCTGCGCACCGGCTCCCCCGGCGCCCTGCTGGCCGGCGAGATCGAACGCGCCGCGCGGGCCGCGCAGATCAACACCTTCGGCGGAGGAGTGAACGAGGTGCAACGGGAGATCGTCGCGAGCGCCGGCCTCGGCATGGCCCGCCGGGCCAGGTGA
- a CDS encoding acyl-CoA dehydrogenase family protein, whose protein sequence is MDLTFDESQDALRELAAELFAKRSPVARVTAVEATEERVDRELWADLGGAGLLGVALPEELGGAGLGLVEAAIVCVEQGRVVAPVPLLWTIAAARVLAHAALVSGPTPVPVPVSGVAAADPDPAEPFGSAEPAQPGGSAETQHPTGSTEPARPAWAEDILALLRRVVAGAAILTCAPEQVAAPLRVTATGPAAGRVSGRIAGVPYAHVADRILLPIGADGWLIDPSSPGATVRSGPSTSGELHGELELDDVPALRLPGAATDLRAHLLVLLAALAAGVTAAALQMAAEHTSTRTQFGRPLSTFQGVALKAADAYVDTVGISATAMQAAWRLDQGLDAAAEILTAAWWAAEAGQHCVHLTQHLHGGLGADVSYPVHRYFLWGKQIELLTGGASALLSELGDTLVHLDDPGDAC, encoded by the coding sequence ATGGACCTGACCTTCGACGAAAGCCAGGACGCGCTGCGCGAGCTCGCGGCGGAACTGTTCGCCAAGCGGTCCCCGGTCGCCCGGGTGACGGCCGTCGAGGCGACCGAGGAGCGCGTCGACCGTGAGCTGTGGGCCGATCTCGGCGGCGCCGGCCTGCTCGGGGTGGCCCTGCCCGAGGAGCTGGGCGGCGCCGGCCTCGGCCTGGTCGAGGCCGCCATCGTCTGCGTCGAACAGGGCCGCGTCGTCGCCCCCGTACCCCTGCTCTGGACGATCGCCGCTGCCCGCGTCCTCGCGCACGCGGCCCTGGTCTCAGGCCCGACTCCGGTTCCGGTTCCCGTTTCGGGGGTTGCGGCGGCCGACCCCGATCCCGCCGAGCCATTCGGTTCCGCGGAACCGGCACAGCCCGGCGGTTCCGCGGAAACGCAGCATCCCACCGGTTCCACGGAGCCGGCACGCCCGGCCTGGGCGGAGGACATCCTGGCACTGCTGCGCCGGGTGGTCGCTGGCGCGGCGATACTGACCTGCGCACCGGAGCAGGTCGCCGCACCGCTACGGGTGACCGCGACCGGCCCCGCCGCCGGGCGGGTGAGCGGACGGATCGCCGGAGTGCCGTACGCCCACGTCGCCGACCGCATCCTGCTGCCCATCGGCGCGGACGGCTGGCTCATCGACCCGTCGAGCCCGGGCGCCACCGTGCGATCGGGTCCGTCCACCAGCGGTGAGCTGCACGGCGAGCTGGAGCTCGACGACGTGCCCGCGCTGCGCCTGCCCGGCGCGGCCACCGACCTGCGGGCGCATCTGCTGGTGCTGCTCGCCGCCCTCGCCGCCGGAGTGACGGCCGCGGCGCTGCAGATGGCCGCGGAGCACACGTCGACCCGCACCCAGTTCGGCCGACCCCTGTCGACCTTCCAGGGCGTGGCCCTCAAGGCCGCCGATGCCTACGTCGACACCGTCGGCATCTCCGCCACCGCCATGCAGGCCGCCTGGCGCCTCGATCAGGGCCTGGACGCCGCCGCCGAGATCCTCACCGCGGCCTGGTGGGCCGCCGAGGCCGGCCAGCACTGCGTCCATCTCACCCAGCACCTGCACGGCGGCCTCGGCGCCGACGTCTCCTACCCCGTCCACCGCTACTTCCTCTGGGGCAAACAGATCGAGCTGCTCACCGGCGGCGCCTCAGCGCTGCTGAGCGAACTCGGCGACACCCTCGTACACCTCGACGACCCCGGCGACGCCTGCTGA
- a CDS encoding helix-turn-helix domain-containing protein translates to MKKSDRRYPRPMSATASAPELVRRPAHPALAGLVAGIVGYQQRAERPVERRQPAGSLLPLVLSFGDPLEVVALSDGEGAGRHRSFVAGFMRGHATTRFERSQRCVQVYLTPLGAYRLLGAPGRDLAGRILPVGDVAPALAGSLPDRLAAAGSWGERLALVEDAVLRLAAAGAGPEPEPFVAWMWDRIQASGGQARIGELVERTGWSGRHAVARFRDQVGLTPKAAAAVVRFEHAAADLGRLPLAQVAARHGYADQSHLTREVVRYAGEPPGVLAAQRRPTAHTALGLEPRPGFRWGRSRSVCSAPVATASAPASPQSCVTGIGSAGVAGVVEVYEGVAEFAQQR, encoded by the coding sequence TTGAAGAAATCTGACCGCCGCTACCCTCGGCCCATGTCGGCCACAGCCTCAGCCCCCGAGCTTGTCCGGCGTCCCGCGCACCCGGCTCTCGCCGGGCTGGTCGCGGGCATCGTCGGCTACCAGCAGCGGGCCGAGCGACCGGTCGAGCGCCGGCAGCCGGCCGGGAGCCTGCTGCCGCTGGTGCTGTCCTTCGGCGACCCACTCGAGGTGGTCGCCCTTTCCGACGGGGAGGGCGCGGGTCGCCACCGATCCTTCGTGGCCGGTTTCATGCGGGGCCATGCGACGACCCGCTTCGAGCGCAGCCAGCGCTGCGTGCAGGTGTACCTGACCCCGCTCGGCGCGTACCGGCTCCTCGGCGCACCCGGCCGCGACCTCGCGGGACGCATCCTGCCGGTGGGCGACGTCGCGCCGGCACTGGCGGGATCGCTGCCCGACCGGCTCGCCGCCGCGGGCTCATGGGGCGAACGACTCGCACTCGTCGAGGACGCCGTGCTCCGGCTCGCCGCGGCCGGCGCCGGCCCCGAACCGGAGCCGTTCGTGGCCTGGATGTGGGACCGGATCCAGGCGTCCGGCGGCCAGGCCCGGATCGGCGAGCTCGTCGAGCGCACCGGCTGGAGCGGGCGGCACGCGGTCGCCCGCTTCCGCGACCAGGTCGGACTGACGCCCAAGGCCGCCGCGGCCGTGGTCCGGTTCGAACACGCGGCGGCGGACCTCGGCCGGCTCCCACTCGCCCAGGTCGCGGCCCGGCACGGCTACGCCGACCAGAGCCACCTCACCCGCGAGGTCGTGCGCTACGCCGGCGAGCCGCCGGGCGTGCTCGCCGCCCAGCGCCGCCCCACCGCCCACACCGCGCTTGGGCTGGAGCCCCGGCCGGGGTTCCGATGGGGAAGATCCAGGTCGGTCTGCAGCGCGCCGGTCGCGACGGCCTCGGCGCCTGCGTCTCCCCAGTCATGTGTCACAGGGATCGGTTCAGCAGGCGTCGCCGGGGTCGTCGAGGTGTACGAGGGTGTCGCCGAGTTCGCTCAGCAGCGCTGA
- a CDS encoding dihydrofolate reductase family protein, translated as MRRLVAVEFLSVDGVMQGLGSPDEDRDGGFEHGGWGVPYAEALHEVIDPAGLGGTSAYLFGRRTYEKMAAFWPFQPNDNPMAATLNTTPKYVATRTLSAPLGWEGAEPLDGDLVTAVTRLKNTAGRGDVVVLGSGALVRQLMEVDLVDELRLFVHPLLLGAGKRLFGGLPAPRPLRLTSSGTTSRGTVALTYAVEGRRPAPASV; from the coding sequence ATGCGCAGGCTGGTGGCCGTCGAGTTCCTCAGCGTCGACGGTGTGATGCAGGGGCTCGGTTCGCCCGACGAGGACCGCGACGGTGGCTTCGAGCACGGCGGCTGGGGTGTTCCCTACGCGGAGGCGCTGCACGAGGTGATCGATCCGGCCGGGCTCGGCGGGACCTCGGCATACCTGTTCGGGCGCCGGACATACGAGAAGATGGCCGCGTTCTGGCCGTTCCAGCCGAACGACAACCCCATGGCGGCGACTCTGAACACGACGCCGAAGTACGTCGCGACCCGGACGCTGAGCGCCCCGCTCGGCTGGGAGGGCGCGGAGCCCCTCGACGGCGACCTGGTCACAGCGGTGACCCGGCTGAAGAACACCGCGGGCCGCGGGGACGTCGTGGTACTCGGCAGTGGGGCGTTGGTCCGGCAGCTGATGGAGGTCGATCTCGTCGACGAGCTGCGGCTGTTCGTGCACCCGCTGTTGCTCGGGGCCGGGAAACGCCTGTTCGGTGGACTGCCGGCGCCACGGCCACTCCGGCTGACCAGCAGCGGCACGACGAGTAGGGGAACAGTCGCCCTCACCTATGCCGTCGAAGGCCGCCGTCCCGCGCCGGCGAGCGTGTAG
- a CDS encoding TetR/AcrR family transcriptional regulator: MARSPVSSPDQPARRPRRGATAPAADAEPAPANGDRRNAANRGGSGRRAGGGRAGGAGESERRAAIVGLAADLFAERGYRATTVREIADAAGMLSGSLYHHFDSKESIIDELLSSYLDDLHREYEAIVERGGTAVDLIDGLVRAAFSSVARHRAAVTVFQNERVHLIQLPRFAYLTAAEQSTQRLWMKVLRDGIAAGQLRADLDPKITYRLLRDSVWVSVRWYSPSGRLSPDQLADHFLRMLLDGIRPHGPATDAGDPPSSIP, translated from the coding sequence ATGGCCCGAAGCCCAGTATCGTCGCCCGACCAGCCAGCTCGCCGCCCGCGCCGGGGCGCGACCGCGCCGGCGGCTGACGCCGAGCCCGCTCCAGCGAACGGCGACCGGCGCAACGCCGCCAACCGGGGTGGCAGCGGCCGGCGCGCTGGCGGTGGCCGGGCCGGCGGAGCGGGCGAATCGGAGCGCCGGGCCGCGATCGTCGGGCTGGCCGCCGACCTGTTCGCCGAGCGCGGCTACCGGGCTACCACGGTACGCGAGATCGCCGACGCGGCCGGAATGCTCTCCGGCAGCCTGTACCACCATTTCGACTCCAAGGAGTCGATCATCGACGAGCTGCTGTCCAGCTATCTGGACGATCTGCACCGCGAATACGAGGCCATCGTCGAGCGGGGCGGGACGGCCGTCGACCTGATCGACGGTCTCGTGCGGGCGGCGTTCTCCTCGGTGGCCCGGCACCGCGCCGCGGTCACCGTCTTCCAGAACGAGCGGGTGCACCTCATCCAGCTTCCGCGCTTCGCCTATCTGACCGCCGCCGAGCAGTCGACCCAACGGCTGTGGATGAAGGTGCTGCGCGACGGCATCGCGGCCGGCCAGCTGCGCGCCGACCTGGACCCGAAGATCACCTACCGGCTCCTGCGTGACTCGGTCTGGGTGTCCGTCCGGTGGTATTCCCCCAGCGGGCGGCTGTCACCCGACCAGCTCGCCGACCATTTCCTGCGCATGCTCCTGGACGGAATCCGCCCACACGGCCCGGCCACCGACGCCGGCGACCCACCTTCCAGCATTCCCTGA
- a CDS encoding LLM class flavin-dependent oxidoreductase → MLTVLRFNFAVPGLDPAALSAAYAAGIEMARHADAHGIDLISLEEHHASGDGWSPAPLLNAAMILGATCRLRVIIQALLVPLYDPPRLAEELAVLDLASGGRLTIVAGLGYRPEEYAALCRDWKTRGRALDEALETLLAVWSGEPFEHEGRQVRLTPVPRRAPSALVWVGGGKPVSARRAARLGLPFCMPRNDPALAAYYTEQLTAHGTSGFVIMPPERTRLTFLADDPDRAWARLGHHFLHEARAYASWQQPGQTSAVRSHADTVDELRAEGVYEVLTPAECVERARAAGPMDTMVLHPLVGGLPPADGWQSLHLYTDKVLPALALTSG, encoded by the coding sequence GTGCTCACCGTGCTGCGCTTCAACTTCGCCGTGCCCGGCCTGGACCCGGCCGCCCTTTCCGCCGCCTACGCCGCGGGCATCGAGATGGCCCGCCATGCCGACGCGCACGGCATCGACCTGATCAGCCTGGAGGAACATCATGCGTCCGGCGATGGCTGGAGCCCCGCGCCGCTGCTGAACGCGGCGATGATCCTCGGTGCGACGTGCCGGCTGCGGGTGATCATCCAGGCGCTGCTGGTGCCGCTGTACGACCCGCCTCGGCTCGCCGAGGAGCTCGCGGTTCTCGACCTCGCCAGCGGTGGGCGGCTCACCATCGTCGCCGGTCTCGGATACCGGCCGGAGGAGTACGCCGCGCTGTGCCGCGACTGGAAGACCCGCGGCCGGGCGCTCGACGAAGCCCTGGAAACCCTGCTCGCTGTCTGGTCGGGCGAGCCGTTCGAGCATGAGGGCCGGCAGGTGCGGCTTACCCCGGTGCCACGGCGCGCCCCCTCCGCGCTGGTGTGGGTCGGCGGCGGAAAGCCGGTGTCGGCGCGCCGGGCCGCCCGCCTCGGCCTGCCGTTCTGCATGCCCAGGAACGACCCCGCACTCGCCGCCTACTACACCGAACAGCTCACCGCGCACGGGACGTCCGGCTTCGTCATCATGCCGCCGGAACGGACCCGGCTGACGTTCCTCGCCGACGACCCCGACCGGGCCTGGGCGCGGCTCGGTCACCATTTTCTGCACGAGGCCCGCGCCTACGCCTCCTGGCAGCAGCCCGGCCAGACGTCGGCGGTCCGCTCACACGCCGACACCGTCGACGAACTGCGCGCCGAGGGCGTCTACGAGGTGCTGACCCCCGCCGAATGCGTCGAACGCGCCCGCGCCGCCGGCCCGATGGACACGATGGTCCTGCACCCGCTCGTCGGCGGCCTGCCGCCCGCCGACGGCTGGCAGAGCCTGCACCTCTACACCGACAAGGTCCTGCCCGCGCTCGCGCTCACCTCCGGCTGA
- a CDS encoding crotonase/enoyl-CoA hydratase family protein gives MSEHLVVERSGPVVVVTMNRPEARNALSPSMIVGLADAWEMIDADPAVRVAILTGAGGVFCAGADLKAMNSAVSADGAAKRFREDTGIAWRALLRSKQLAKPLIAAVEGPAVAGGTEILQATDVRIAAESATFGVVEVTRGLFPLGGSTVRLRRQIPYARAMELLLTGETITAAEAADIGLISRVVPDGKALDEALRVAERIAANAPLAVQAVKRSVRETEGLPETEALARELEIGLPVFATEDAKEGTRAFKERRPPVYTGR, from the coding sequence ATGAGCGAACATCTTGTGGTCGAACGTTCGGGCCCCGTCGTCGTGGTGACGATGAACCGGCCCGAGGCACGCAACGCCCTGTCACCATCCATGATCGTGGGTCTTGCCGACGCCTGGGAGATGATCGACGCCGACCCGGCGGTCCGCGTCGCCATCCTCACCGGAGCCGGCGGGGTCTTCTGCGCCGGCGCCGACCTGAAGGCGATGAACAGCGCGGTGAGCGCCGACGGCGCCGCGAAGCGCTTCCGGGAGGACACCGGCATCGCCTGGCGGGCCCTGCTGCGCTCGAAGCAGCTGGCCAAGCCGCTGATCGCCGCGGTCGAGGGGCCCGCCGTCGCCGGCGGCACCGAGATCCTGCAGGCGACGGACGTCCGCATCGCCGCCGAGAGCGCCACGTTCGGCGTCGTCGAGGTCACCCGCGGGCTGTTCCCGCTCGGCGGGTCGACGGTCCGGCTGCGCCGGCAGATCCCCTACGCGCGGGCGATGGAGCTGCTGCTCACCGGCGAGACGATCACCGCCGCCGAGGCCGCCGACATCGGCCTGATCAGCCGGGTCGTCCCGGACGGAAAGGCCCTCGACGAGGCCCTGCGGGTCGCCGAGCGCATCGCCGCCAACGCGCCCCTGGCTGTGCAGGCGGTGAAGCGCTCGGTGCGGGAGACCGAGGGGCTGCCCGAGACGGAGGCGCTGGCCCGCGAGCTGGAGATCGGCCTGCCCGTCTTCGCCACCGAGGACGCCAAGGAGGGCACCCGCGCCTTCAAGGAACGCCGTCCCCCCGTCTACACCGGCCGCTGA
- a CDS encoding CaiB/BaiF CoA transferase family protein has product MPETVTPLAGVRIIECSMLGPAAVTTALADLGAEVIKVEPPQGDYVRSMTWPIVDGTSLMHLHVNRGKRGIVLDLRTPGGRAVFLDLVRGADAVVEAMRPGGLARRGLGFEALRAVNPAIVLLTISGYGLTGPYKDYPSHGVAYDTWAGVVTPVVDDDGFTAIPEHVSLGINAGPLYGSLGILAGILAARATGVGRWLEVAQSDAAAAVDWLRSETHRAYERPPHEVTGNASDGGRRRLPGTAGMAEGVRYNIYASSDGHVLFMASEREFWRNFCVGVGRADLFDRYPGERYADHAAGNIALRRELRAVFLTRTSAEWIAFGGRVNTPIAPVNTPRTLADDPQFADRLPWIPRESLGADQLPIPIRIVDGDLPHPARAPRVGEHTAEVLRDVLGYDDARIDRLRAEGALGRGDARDDTPNRQHTPTPEGAPNPQTARDAQDAPARSPR; this is encoded by the coding sequence GTGCCCGAGACAGTCACCCCGCTGGCCGGCGTCCGCATCATCGAGTGCTCGATGCTCGGGCCCGCCGCCGTCACCACCGCGCTGGCCGACCTCGGCGCCGAGGTCATCAAGGTCGAGCCGCCCCAGGGCGACTACGTCCGGTCGATGACCTGGCCGATCGTCGACGGGACGTCCCTCATGCACCTGCATGTGAACCGGGGGAAGCGCGGGATCGTGCTGGACCTGCGCACCCCCGGCGGGCGGGCGGTGTTCCTCGACCTCGTCCGCGGGGCCGACGCGGTGGTGGAGGCGATGCGCCCGGGCGGGCTCGCCCGCCGCGGCCTCGGCTTCGAGGCACTGCGGGCGGTGAACCCGGCGATCGTCCTGCTGACGATCTCCGGTTATGGCCTGACCGGCCCGTACAAGGATTATCCAAGCCACGGCGTGGCGTACGACACCTGGGCCGGTGTGGTCACCCCCGTCGTCGACGACGACGGTTTCACCGCCATTCCCGAGCACGTCTCGCTCGGTATCAACGCCGGCCCGCTCTACGGTTCGCTGGGCATTCTCGCGGGCATTCTGGCTGCCCGTGCCACCGGTGTCGGGCGGTGGCTGGAGGTGGCCCAGTCCGACGCGGCCGCCGCCGTGGACTGGCTGCGCTCGGAAACCCACCGGGCCTACGAACGCCCGCCGCACGAGGTGACCGGAAACGCCTCCGATGGCGGTAGGCGCCGCCTTCCCGGCACCGCCGGAATGGCCGAGGGCGTCCGTTACAACATCTACGCGTCCAGCGACGGCCACGTTCTCTTCATGGCGTCCGAGCGGGAGTTCTGGAGGAACTTCTGCGTCGGGGTGGGCCGAGCCGACCTGTTCGACCGCTATCCCGGGGAGCGTTACGCCGACCACGCCGCCGGGAACATCGCGCTGCGCCGGGAGCTGCGGGCCGTCTTCCTGACCCGCACCAGCGCGGAATGGATCGCCTTCGGCGGGCGGGTGAACACCCCGATCGCCCCGGTCAACACCCCCCGCACGCTCGCGGACGACCCCCAGTTCGCCGACCGGCTGCCCTGGATTCCCAGGGAAAGCCTCGGCGCCGACCAGCTGCCGATTCCCATCAGGATCGTCGACGGCGACCTTCCGCACCCGGCCCGCGCGCCGCGGGTCGGCGAGCACACGGCCGAGGTGCTGCGTGACGTCCTCGGCTACGACGACGCGCGGATCGACCGCCTGCGGGCCGAGGGAGCGCTCGGCCGTGGCGACGCTCGGGACGACACCCCGAACCGCCAGCACACCCCGACCCCCGAGGGCGCACCGAACCCGCAGACCGCGCGGGACGCGCAGGACGCGCCAGCCCGCTCGCCCCGCTGA
- a CDS encoding LLM class flavin-dependent oxidoreductase translates to MEFGIFNSLYLPRRLSERDPRNAEHNRLMDEVAWTRAADRAGFKYTWATEHHFLDEYSHLSANESFLAYLAGVTERIHIGSGIFNITPPVNHPARIAERAAMLDHLSGGRFELGMGRGSSTTEQRGFGITDPDLTKKMFDEVVAELPKMWADSEYEHDGEFFSMPARNVLPKPYTRPHPPMWVAAGNPGTFEKAARMGLGVLCFAHGTPDQLAPLIEIYKKNIEKAEPVGGYVNNNVMVTSQMLCLEDGARAREIATDITMSYQNSLVYRYLDTFPKPAYIPDWPQVLPEPTVELLDLAIGAGHIVIGDPQECERAVRTYADIGADQLTFGMLSTTMPVEVACEAVEVFGRHVLPIFDRDPVHSTTRQRAAQLGDDAAG, encoded by the coding sequence ATGGAATTCGGGATCTTCAACTCGCTCTACCTGCCGCGCCGGCTGTCGGAGCGCGATCCCCGCAACGCGGAGCACAACCGGCTGATGGACGAGGTGGCCTGGACCAGGGCCGCCGACCGGGCCGGCTTCAAGTACACGTGGGCCACCGAGCACCATTTCCTCGACGAGTACTCGCACCTGTCGGCGAACGAGAGCTTTCTGGCCTATCTCGCCGGGGTCACCGAACGCATCCACATCGGCAGCGGCATCTTCAACATCACGCCGCCGGTGAACCACCCGGCCCGCATCGCCGAGCGGGCCGCGATGCTCGACCATCTCTCCGGCGGGCGTTTCGAGCTGGGCATGGGGCGTGGCTCGTCCACCACCGAGCAGCGCGGTTTCGGGATCACCGACCCGGACCTCACCAAGAAGATGTTCGACGAGGTCGTCGCCGAGCTGCCGAAGATGTGGGCGGACAGCGAGTACGAACACGACGGCGAGTTCTTTTCGATGCCGGCGCGCAACGTTCTGCCGAAGCCGTACACCCGGCCGCATCCGCCGATGTGGGTGGCGGCGGGAAATCCCGGGACGTTCGAGAAGGCCGCGCGGATGGGGCTCGGTGTGCTCTGCTTCGCGCATGGAACCCCGGACCAGCTCGCCCCGCTCATCGAGATCTACAAGAAGAACATCGAGAAGGCCGAGCCGGTCGGCGGGTACGTCAACAACAACGTCATGGTCACCAGCCAGATGCTCTGCCTGGAGGACGGCGCCCGGGCCCGGGAGATCGCCACCGACATCACGATGAGCTACCAGAACAGCCTCGTGTACCGGTACCTCGACACCTTCCCGAAGCCGGCCTACATACCCGACTGGCCGCAGGTGCTGCCCGAGCCGACCGTCGAGCTGCTCGACCTCGCGATCGGGGCCGGCCACATCGTCATCGGTGACCCGCAGGAGTGCGAGCGGGCGGTGCGCACCTACGCCGACATCGGCGCCGACCAGCTCACCTTCGGCATGCTGTCGACGACGATGCCGGTCGAGGTGGCCTGCGAGGCCGTCGAGGTGTTCGGCCGGCACGTCCTGCCGATCTTCGACCGGGACCCGGTGCACAGCACCACCCGCCAGCGGGCGGCGCAGCTCGGTGACGACGCAGCCGGGTGA